The genomic stretch TCTCTTTCTAGCCAGTATATTTTTGTGGATGTAGATTTTATGGCATTAGTTGTTATTGTAAGgtcaaagtattttttcttgttaaaCCAAAGTTAATAAATGTGAATAATAAAGTCCTTAAAATCaagaacttaattaatttaagatgatttttttatttaaatccttcCAGTTGTaaccgatttatttattttgaacgcTGCtgttaaaaatgataaatacgATCCATTACAACCAGAATATCAGACAACTTTcggaaataaattaacttttatatgAGCCAGCACCGCTTCATATTAGTTTAAAACACTTATgaactataaattaataaataacaataaagtagttgaaattaataacttttcatactactaaataaactttatgtaaaattattccACTTTGTTTACGTAGAACCAAACGTATTGTATTATcaatattttgcaattttaaatGTCAGTTACTTCCTGTCAAATTCACATCAAAAGTGCGATGTCGGCGTAAAccttgtttattattgtttttaattagaaaaacattaCACAATGACTGTACCGTTTACTAAATTAGACATCCCGCTCAGTCGGCTGGCCGTGGTCTGCCGCGGTTGCCTGGCAGAGTCGGGAGAAATGAAGAATATTTATGAATGGGGAATTCATGATGATTATTTTCGAGTTACTGCTATTGAAGTAAGTTTATTAAAGGtttcctttacaaaaatatagttttatctttatttattttagtctatAGCATATATCTCGTAATTATGTACTATccaacaaaaatacttattgaaaacggaccagtagttccaaagATCAACGCGTAtgattaaacaaataaagtctcttgtatcgtcacgccttttattcccgaagaggtaggcagaggtgcaaattaaggcacgtaatgtcactatacaatgttcacccaatattcaccatttgtgttataagtcccatgtaattgggggtgagcttataaccatatactgggcacaattccagactccttgttgcaactgagaaattttccaaaaaccaaAAATTGCCCATTCATTTTATGTCCgacgtgggaatcgaacccgagtccccTTGCAACTGCACTCGCAGCAAAAATAAGGCAGTcttcaacaaacaaactcttcaggtttatatatttgtatatctaAGAATAgattccagagctgcggactacctagcgggtttactgtggctccggcttgaaaagcaagatggaacggggtggattttagtcagtaagagtctgacactccctcttgccttgcctaaggcgggaaaagtcattggataattttcccccttaaaaaaaatttttagaaTAGATTAATACTCTGAAGCGTAGCGTAGGGCGCCCtgcagctaggtggagtgacgatatccgcaaggtggctggtagtggttggatgcgtagagctgaagatcgaacTCAGtggccattggagaggcctatgtccagcagtggatgagaacaggctgatgatgatgatgatgatgagattgCTACTTATACCTATACTCCTTGCAGACGAGCAGAAGGCCTGGTATATCAGAGCTGCTCTGCTCCTCCTGCGAAGCTGCCCTCATCAGCTGCAAGCAGTTCCAGGATCGGTGTCAACTCTCAGACAGGATACTGAAATCTACACTTATAGTTAACAGGGTATGGTCGTCTTTCTTACACTTTCTAGAAAAGCATGCAGGGAGAAGTGGaaatgttaaatgtaaaacacaggagattttaaaatattgtttttactgtatttgagtatttttttataaaatttcatatTCATAGTAAATGATGGTAAATGAGCTgatggatcgcctgatggtaagcaatcgtcgccgcccatgtacacccgaaacactagagatgtaacaagtgctttgccggccttttgggggttaggaattgaagggtttttggaaaatcggggattgggaatggaGGTAATTGGGCAGCCGGTAACACACAACATAACGTACCtaagccttgtttcacgtcggtttttctgctcagccgtagtatcactccggtcgaccccagcactgccgaagcatggctctcataCACTTAACTTTCtaatacacatatttattatttcttttctattcACAGACCAAAACAAAACCACAGAAAGGCCACAAGAATCAAGTCACCTGCATCCTACACGACAAACAACTAGACATACGTATCACAGCACCGAAGACAGATGCAAGAATTCGTCTCCCCTGCCCGTACCACTGCGAAGAAAACTTCCTTAAGAAGAGTGATTTACAGGCCCATTTGAAGAAGACACACAATCTATCAGAAAATATAGAAATTCAGATGCAGTATTATTGCGCTGAACCTCAATGTGTCTACCATGTGTCCTCAAAAAAACAGAAATGGTTTACCGGACGTAAATTCTTGAACCAACATATCAACAAAGTGCATAAAACTAAATCGTTCCTTTGTAACGACTGTGGGTTGTGTTTTTCTACTGAAACTGACTTTCAAAGGCATTCGAAGAGCTGTAATTATGTCTTCATATGTCAGATGTGcgatacaaaatacaatactaaTGAAAAATTAATGGTCCATTTAAAGAGGAAGCATCCTAATGTACATCAAATGTATAAAGCTGAGAAAGCAGAAAAAAGGAAGCTAGAAAACgatatagatttaaaaaagaagaataagaAACCGGAGACTTTAGTTTCAGAAGAGATCAACGCTGAAACCGTGACTGAATCTTGGAATTTCAACGAGCAAAGCTCTAAAGCTGCTAAACTTAAAGATCTTAAAGATGCATTCTGTGATAGTCCGAAGAAATCCTTTGCTACACAAGTACCTGAGCACATTAACAACGATGTGGCCTTACCGTCTTGGGCCCAGAATGAAACGAAGACCGATGAAATATCAACACAAGTAGCGTTCGAAGACTTATTAAGCTTAAAATCACAGAACAGTGAAGATGACATGTTTTTCTCTGAAGCGGTGTCCTTATCAGATATTCAGACACAAACGTTTCCAGTGGAATTTGGTTTAAGCCGTTCCAATAAGGAAACACAGTCTTTAAGCTCCCAAACGCAGTCTCCGGACTTGAATTTTAAAGAGACACAGACATGCTGTTGCCATGATAGTGGTAGGAACTTCAAGATCTTTGATAGTTTATCCTCTAGTCCTGCTAGCATTAATTTTACTTCAACGGAGACTCAGACTCAGGAACCGAAGACCTCGGTGAAGTCCGATGTGTTGTTGAGCTTTAGTTCAGCGGAGACTCAAACTTGTTTTGATGATAACTCAAGCATTTGACGGTATTATGATTTCTCGTTTGAAAGTACAGGGTTTTTGGCTTGTGGGAGCTTTTTTGGTCCGTAGAGATGTGATTGTACTATGCGTAGatgtatagggtgactggtaattagtgaacgatatttaaacacgtgattgtactcatgattacaaacaactttcccaaagaaacatctttgtatactcattagtcttacttttatcacaataacaaaaattcattagcacgcgcgcgttaAATTCcgaaatacctacctagttactagtcttccgataacgcgggcgcctcgctgctaacagctgatcttGTGAAATAACGCGCTAGCTTAAGCTAGCTTAATCTGTTtcattattgtgataaaattaaaaccaatgagtatacaaaacaagtgtcttcgggaaagttgtttgtaatcatgagtacaatcacgtgtttaaatatcgtttacTAATTACCAGCCACCCTATAtgtaactagcttctaccagcggctttgcccacgttctcgtgggataaaaagtagcctatgtgttattccaaaccataatctacccctgttccaaatttcatctcaacctcttcagccgttttgacgtgattgagtaacaaagatacacacaaactttcgcatttataatatttagtaagaTGTATGTaaaagggatttttgaaatgaattacgattataaactttaaatgtACTAGTGGTAAGGTATATTTTGGGATGTAATCTATTcttctatgtatattttatctaataatGAGAATATGGACTCCTATGTAAATACAATGAAATTAGAAACTGATTtctcaatgtaaatatttaaataaataaatgtgaactCTATTTCCTAGTGCTTAAAGTTGAATTTTAAGTGTCTTATTGGATTAGctattaaaaaatttaaaatacatatttcagcATACGATCAGTCgtgtataaggtgttctaaaagtatctgccacggctttaatgggaggtagtgttgtgtttgaagattgcaatagtgaagaaatttcgtaccctttttttgaggggaaaatcatccaatgacttctcccgccttgggcgaggcgagagggagtgtcagactct from Spodoptera frugiperda isolate SF20-4 chromosome 19, AGI-APGP_CSIRO_Sfru_2.0, whole genome shotgun sequence encodes the following:
- the LOC126911812 gene encoding uncharacterized protein LOC126911812, with the protein product MTVPFTKLDIPLSRLAVVCRGCLAESGEMKNIYEWGIHDDYFRVTAIETSRRPGISELLCSSCEAALISCKQFQDRCQLSDRILKSTLIVNRTKTKPQKGHKNQVTCILHDKQLDIRITAPKTDARIRLPCPYHCEENFLKKSDLQAHLKKTHNLSENIEIQMQYYCAEPQCVYHVSSKKQKWFTGRKFLNQHINKVHKTKSFLCNDCGLCFSTETDFQRHSKSCNYVFICQMCDTKYNTNEKLMVHLKRKHPNVHQMYKAEKAEKRKLENDIDLKKKNKKPETLVSEEINAETVTESWNFNEQSSKAAKLKDLKDAFCDSPKKSFATQVPEHINNDVALPSWAQNETKTDEISTQVAFEDLLSLKSQNSEDDMFFSEAVSLSDIQTQTFPVEFGLSRSNKETQSLSSQTQSPDLNFKETQTCCCHDSGRNFKIFDSLSSSPASINFTSTETQTQEPKTSVKSDVLLSFSSAETQTCFDDNSSI